From a region of the Paenibacillus sp. FSL R10-2734 genome:
- a CDS encoding sensor histidine kinase, giving the protein MKNTVEQISLNLEQTFEKQSNFIDFMVFNPIIKKIMGYELGDIMSYTKELNENIEPTLWYYTNINMELKEVNFYSEYTGKQIGNFIYSSEQVRNLNWYQSAKMSNQTEWSYDEDVLFVTHNIMKSNNTTFAGVLYVRLDKDRIFEKMDELNTKSDYGIIITDRNQQVVYSSASSGVEEENIADHIVGASSGQINIGHKEYSLVKSDIERPGWTLYYYTPVKSMIVDTSSILTAMVSIIVVCILILLLIIWIFTKTLVQPIYKLKKKIRVVEEGDFDILIHSNSKDEIGELTNSFASMVRRIKELLGQVYQSGIMEKEAELKALQAQISPHFLYNTLSIINWRAVQVEAEDISLVVNALSKFYRTSLNNGKQLTSIRDEILNIQAYIDIQLAMHDDQLFDVTYHIEEELYPYQTINFILQPIVENAIKHGIDEKEDGKGMLIIEAYTYNDDIRFVVSDNGKGMDQEQIEQLLYSNGTGYGLKNVHERIKLYYGEAYGVSIESELNVGTRICIDINKRSFL; this is encoded by the coding sequence ATGAAGAATACGGTCGAACAGATTTCGCTTAACTTGGAGCAGACCTTTGAAAAACAGAGTAATTTTATTGATTTCATGGTATTCAACCCGATTATCAAGAAAATTATGGGCTATGAATTAGGCGATATCATGAGTTATACCAAGGAGCTAAATGAAAATATTGAGCCGACACTTTGGTACTATACGAATATTAATATGGAGTTAAAAGAAGTTAACTTCTATTCAGAATATACGGGCAAGCAGATCGGAAACTTTATCTACTCCAGTGAGCAGGTTCGAAATTTAAATTGGTATCAATCTGCGAAGATGAGCAATCAGACGGAGTGGAGCTATGACGAGGACGTCTTATTTGTAACTCATAATATTATGAAAAGTAATAATACAACCTTTGCTGGTGTGCTGTACGTGAGGCTGGATAAGGATCGAATATTTGAGAAAATGGATGAACTGAATACAAAGAGTGATTATGGCATCATTATTACAGACCGCAATCAACAAGTCGTCTATTCGAGTGCAAGTAGCGGGGTTGAAGAAGAGAATATCGCAGATCATATCGTAGGTGCGAGTTCAGGACAAATCAATATTGGACATAAGGAATATTCCTTGGTCAAAAGTGATATCGAACGCCCGGGATGGACGCTTTATTATTATACACCTGTAAAAAGTATGATTGTGGATACCAGCAGTATCCTAACAGCGATGGTGTCCATCATAGTGGTGTGTATTTTAATCTTATTGCTGATTATATGGATTTTTACAAAAACGCTAGTGCAACCCATCTATAAGCTGAAAAAGAAAATAAGAGTCGTTGAAGAAGGCGACTTCGATATCCTGATTCATTCTAATTCTAAAGATGAAATTGGTGAGCTTACCAATAGCTTTGCCAGCATGGTTCGTAGGATAAAGGAATTGCTCGGGCAGGTCTATCAATCAGGCATTATGGAGAAAGAAGCGGAATTGAAGGCACTCCAAGCACAGATTAGTCCTCATTTTCTATACAATACGCTTTCAATTATTAATTGGAGGGCGGTTCAAGTGGAGGCGGAGGACATCAGCTTGGTGGTCAATGCGCTTTCGAAATTTTATAGAACCAGTCTGAACAATGGAAAGCAATTGACGAGTATTCGAGATGAAATTCTTAATATTCAGGCTTATATCGATATTCAGTTGGCCATGCATGATGATCAGCTTTTCGATGTTACTTATCATATTGAGGAAGAGTTGTATCCTTATCAGACGATTAACTTTATTTTGCAGCCCATTGTTGAGAATGCGATCAAGCATGGTATCGATGAAAAAGAAGATGGAAAAGGCATGCTCATCATTGAAGCTTATACTTATAATGACGATATTCGGTTTGTGGTAAGTGATAATGGGAAAGGGATGGATCAGGAGCAAATCGAGCAGTTATTATATTCTAACGGAACAGGCTACGGTCTGAAGAATGTCCATGAACGAATTAAGCTGTACTATGGAGAAGCCTATGGCGTCTCTATCGAAAGTGAACTGAATGTAGGGACAAGGATATGTATTGATATTAACAAAAGGTCATTCCTATAA
- a CDS encoding sensor domain-containing protein, translating to MNQMIRKHVRNFCFLLITFATGLFYFCFYLVGITFGVAMSFTLVGIPILYYVLRTTELFLQHERIRTKVYTDISVRTIPTRSEEEGSLWEKVKTTLLDEHNWRAIIGLMLQLGIGMLSLICATLFYLAPIILLFAPVLYLLDISSISLFGIENKTLNISLIFMLLGAIFLWLGAYLGNGLVKMIGRYTRRLVKDFSRK from the coding sequence ATGAATCAAATGATCCGCAAACATGTGAGAAATTTCTGTTTTTTACTAATTACTTTTGCCACCGGGCTATTTTACTTTTGCTTTTATTTGGTGGGCATCACCTTTGGGGTTGCAATGTCCTTTACCTTAGTAGGGATTCCGATCCTTTATTATGTCTTACGTACTACTGAGCTTTTTTTACAGCATGAGCGAATTCGAACGAAGGTCTATACGGATATCTCTGTTCGCACGATCCCAACCCGATCTGAAGAAGAAGGCAGCTTGTGGGAGAAGGTTAAGACGACGTTGCTTGATGAGCATAACTGGAGAGCAATTATAGGGTTGATGCTGCAACTTGGAATTGGAATGCTCAGTCTCATATGTGCAACTCTTTTTTACTTGGCCCCTATTATTCTCTTGTTCGCACCTGTCTTGTACTTACTCGACATCTCTTCTATATCGTTATTCGGGATAGAAAATAAGACGCTCAATATCTCGCTTATCTTCATGCTGTTAGGTGCAATATTCCTATGGCTAGGTGCTTATCTCGGCAACGGCTTGGTAAAGATGATCGGCAGGTATACGCGGCGTTTAGTGAAGGATTTTTCTAGAAAATAA
- a CDS encoding response regulator: MYRMLIADDNKYERDGMKYLISKYKLPLEISEARNGKEALQIIEQQEFDLLLTDIKMPFMDGLQLVKAAREIYPTMKIILLSGHSEFEYARVAIPLRVLHYLLKPVEAEALRSVLSEVVEQCELEKSQRNSSDLQPHTTIGAPSKSEADGSRSADNEYGKRAVDELIRIIESQYNQDLSLEYLAASVHLSGSYLSHIFKKRTGTSVVKYINQYRMEKAKEFLDQSNYKINDVYKMVGYSDFSYFGVSFKQHFGLTPTQYREKVRSL, from the coding sequence ATGTACAGAATGCTAATAGCAGATGACAATAAATACGAGAGAGATGGCATGAAATACTTGATCTCTAAATATAAACTTCCTTTAGAAATCAGCGAGGCCAGAAACGGCAAGGAAGCGCTGCAGATTATTGAGCAACAGGAATTTGATCTTTTATTAACAGACATTAAAATGCCCTTTATGGATGGGCTGCAGTTAGTGAAGGCGGCCCGGGAGATCTACCCTACTATGAAAATCATACTTCTCAGCGGGCATAGCGAGTTCGAATATGCTAGAGTAGCTATTCCACTCAGAGTGCTTCATTATTTGTTAAAGCCCGTGGAAGCAGAAGCATTACGCAGCGTTCTGTCTGAGGTCGTTGAACAATGTGAGTTAGAGAAATCCCAGCGAAATAGCAGTGATTTGCAACCGCATACAACCATTGGAGCACCCTCCAAGTCAGAAGCGGATGGAAGCCGTTCGGCAGATAATGAATATGGCAAAAGAGCTGTAGACGAATTGATCCGTATCATCGAGAGCCAATATAACCAGGATCTAAGCTTGGAATATTTAGCGGCGAGTGTCCATCTGTCGGGCAGCTATCTTAGTCATATTTTTAAGAAAAGAACGGGCACAAGTGTGGTGAAATATATCAACCAGTATCGTATGGAAAAAGCGAAAGAATTTTTGGATCAAAGCAACTATAAGATTAACGATGTTTATAAAATGGTTGGTTATTCGGATTTTTCATATTTTGGTGTGTCCTTTAAACAGCATTTCGGACTTACGCCGACGCAATATCGGGAAAAGGTCCGTTCGTTGTGA
- a CDS encoding amidohydrolase, whose translation MLNASYWLTNIRLEQGHVIEDGQVVGTNTKECHIRIDGNTISEVIGAELEPQGQLPKYDGKGLLMLPSFEEAHIHLDKTYFAGPWKAVKPAAGVFERIEEEKVLLPKLLPMARQQAESILTLIQSFGATYVRSHCNIEPVSGLKRLEATLQALDTFSGKISSEIVAFPQHGLLRSNSVELVQQSLAEGAAYVGGVDPYSVDGDIEKSLQTMVELAVMNNAGIDLHLHDGKEAGKLTLSRLADLTEEAGLQGKVTVSHAFWFAGAPQQETEEMAKRMGSLGMTIASTVPIGRMMMPLPMLNSQGVKVKLATDSLTDHWSPFGNGDQLEKAGRYAELYGYNDELSLSQSLGFITGGITPLNLKGEQVWPKVGDTANFVLLHASCSAEAVARRSERQAVWFEGRLVSGSL comes from the coding sequence ATGTTGAATGCTTCTTACTGGTTAACCAACATAAGACTAGAGCAGGGTCATGTCATAGAAGACGGACAAGTCGTTGGCACGAATACGAAGGAATGTCATATACGAATTGACGGAAATACAATTTCTGAAGTTATTGGAGCGGAATTGGAGCCTCAGGGCCAACTGCCTAAATATGACGGCAAAGGGTTATTGATGCTTCCATCTTTTGAGGAGGCGCATATTCATTTAGATAAAACATATTTTGCTGGACCATGGAAGGCGGTAAAGCCTGCTGCCGGTGTCTTCGAACGGATTGAGGAAGAGAAGGTATTATTGCCCAAGCTGCTGCCCATGGCGAGACAACAAGCGGAGAGCATTCTGACGCTTATACAGAGTTTCGGTGCCACCTATGTGCGTAGCCATTGTAATATCGAGCCTGTCAGCGGGTTGAAGCGTTTAGAGGCAACCCTGCAAGCATTGGATACTTTCTCAGGCAAAATTTCATCTGAAATTGTAGCCTTTCCGCAGCATGGCCTGCTTCGCTCCAATTCTGTTGAATTGGTACAGCAATCCTTGGCGGAGGGGGCAGCCTATGTAGGTGGTGTCGATCCATACTCAGTGGATGGAGATATCGAAAAGTCACTTCAGACCATGGTCGAGTTAGCAGTTATGAATAATGCTGGCATTGATCTACACTTACATGATGGAAAAGAAGCAGGAAAGCTGACGTTGTCGCGTTTGGCTGATTTGACAGAAGAAGCTGGCCTGCAGGGCAAGGTGACCGTTAGCCATGCCTTCTGGTTCGCAGGTGCTCCGCAGCAAGAAACAGAGGAAATGGCTAAACGGATGGGCTCGTTAGGGATGACTATTGCATCCACGGTGCCTATTGGAAGAATGATGATGCCACTACCGATGCTGAACAGCCAAGGTGTAAAAGTGAAGCTGGCAACAGATAGCCTTACGGATCACTGGTCTCCTTTTGGAAATGGGGATCAATTGGAGAAGGCAGGACGGTACGCAGAGTTATATGGGTATAATGATGAATTGTCCTTATCTCAATCTCTTGGATTCATAACAGGGGGGATAACGCCGCTTAATCTAAAAGGTGAGCAGGTATGGCCAAAGGTTGGAGATACCGCGAATTTTGTACTGCTGCATGCTAGCTGCTCGGCCGAAGCCGTAGCAAGAAGATCGGAGCGTCAAGCGGTATGGTTCGAAGGGCGTCTCGTGAGTGGATCATTATAG
- a CDS encoding polysaccharide deacetylase, producing the protein MMVASVSFIKLFSQSLWMLWENLFAVITKFRSHSVRRYGICKLVVMKYHGEILVCQDGQQILPGDWVGELHLDNRQVVQLTRTLGADRAGIRTARMLREAMKEISRELDSNPELSKVQALTGITLLHRGIIHGIGFEHHPIKSSWQRQWYGIYLRFLLRMLHPEGKQRVEDSTEKLSPMRLVLSKRSLKARFASRRKEAVS; encoded by the coding sequence ATGATGGTAGCCTCCGTTTCATTTATAAAATTATTCTCGCAATCCCTTTGGATGCTGTGGGAGAACCTATTTGCTGTCATAACTAAATTTCGCAGTCATTCCGTGCGTAGATACGGAATATGTAAATTGGTAGTGATGAAGTATCACGGAGAAATCCTGGTTTGCCAAGATGGGCAGCAGATACTACCGGGAGATTGGGTGGGTGAGCTTCATCTAGATAATCGTCAGGTAGTGCAGCTTACGCGTACACTAGGTGCTGATCGGGCTGGAATCCGTACTGCACGCATGCTACGCGAGGCTATGAAGGAGATCAGTCGTGAACTAGATAGCAATCCAGAACTAAGCAAAGTACAGGCGTTAACCGGGATTACGCTCCTTCACCGAGGGATCATTCATGGAATAGGGTTTGAACACCATCCTATCAAGTCCAGCTGGCAGCGGCAATGGTATGGAATCTATCTTCGGTTCTTACTTCGTATGCTGCATCCGGAGGGGAAACAACGCGTAGAGGACAGCACCGAGAAGTTGTCTCCCATGAGGCTGGTGCTTAGTAAGCGGTCTTTGAAAGCGCGGTTTGCTTCGCGAAGGAAAGAGGCGGTTTCCTGA
- a CDS encoding hybrid sensor histidine kinase/response regulator transcription factor: protein MFNLVKQWFWYDWLVLLFRICFSTSFMITMCYLSEDFTIPFWIVFVWGVISFSVPWFCLQLHYKYYLIAEILLSGGLCLYLAALFPESYVTFLPIAFMIASNSAQKSYRWSAPITVILIPFMLSRLSQQMDAVSMILNFGLVYTLGFAFHLLVVNHKQSGIIKDQNVVLEQYISQVERMTLLEERDRLSKDLHDTVGHSYTSIIMGLETLRTEVNTSEGEQKIDSLLKLTRNGLDEVRRYLHHVGSSQESLTLMQSLQKLVDDFQTFSRVKIRLRTFGEAYTVSKQAQMTLYRCLQESITNAVRHGQASEIVISLHYEEKQIRLEVQDNGLGSEDLKAGFGVNAMKERASNLQGQVYFYSKPGEGTLVTCSLPRLEEIKEEMVRLLVVDDQPYIRDSLRIILEQEPDFEIIGLAENGEQAVDFCEQDQPHVVLMDLNMPGMNGVEATKLLKQKWPRVRVLILTTFQETDMAVEALQNGADGYLLKSTEPQELFEGIRLVHRGVKMITPAITNVLIDHYEMHPASEAKAEQSNEYGLTSRELEILECLSKGMRYKSIAAKLYLSDGTVRNYASTIYAKLGVRNREEAVEKAFGTSE, encoded by the coding sequence GTGTTTAATCTGGTTAAGCAGTGGTTCTGGTACGATTGGCTCGTCCTCCTGTTTCGGATTTGTTTTTCTACTTCATTTATGATCACCATGTGTTATCTCTCGGAGGATTTTACGATTCCTTTCTGGATTGTGTTTGTATGGGGCGTGATCTCTTTTTCAGTGCCTTGGTTTTGTTTGCAGCTCCATTACAAGTATTATCTGATTGCGGAGATCCTCCTTTCGGGCGGTTTATGCTTATATTTGGCTGCTCTGTTTCCTGAATCGTATGTAACTTTTCTGCCTATCGCTTTTATGATTGCCAGCAATAGTGCACAGAAGTCCTATCGTTGGTCAGCTCCGATCACGGTTATTTTGATTCCATTTATGTTATCTAGATTGTCACAACAAATGGATGCTGTATCGATGATCCTGAACTTTGGTTTGGTGTATACGCTGGGCTTCGCTTTTCATTTACTAGTGGTTAATCACAAGCAGAGCGGAATTATTAAGGACCAGAATGTGGTCTTGGAGCAGTACATCTCACAAGTCGAGCGCATGACACTTCTGGAAGAACGAGATCGGTTATCCAAAGATCTGCATGATACGGTGGGGCATTCTTATACTTCAATTATTATGGGGCTAGAGACTTTACGTACGGAAGTGAATACATCTGAAGGGGAACAGAAGATAGATTCCTTGTTAAAGCTAACTCGCAATGGCTTGGATGAGGTTCGTCGATATTTGCACCATGTGGGCTCTTCACAGGAATCATTGACGCTTATGCAGTCCCTGCAGAAATTAGTGGATGATTTCCAGACCTTCTCGAGGGTTAAGATTCGCCTAAGAACGTTCGGAGAGGCGTACACAGTATCCAAGCAGGCCCAAATGACTTTATACAGATGCTTGCAAGAGTCGATAACCAACGCAGTACGTCATGGTCAAGCCAGTGAAATTGTCATCAGCCTGCATTACGAAGAGAAGCAGATCCGACTGGAAGTACAGGATAATGGATTAGGCTCTGAAGACTTAAAAGCAGGATTTGGTGTGAATGCAATGAAGGAACGGGCTTCCAACTTGCAGGGCCAAGTGTATTTTTACTCTAAGCCAGGGGAAGGAACCTTAGTAACCTGTAGTTTACCAAGGCTTGAAGAGATAAAGGAGGAAATGGTTCGCCTATTAGTGGTAGATGATCAGCCTTATATCCGGGATAGTCTGCGAATTATTTTAGAGCAGGAGCCGGATTTCGAAATCATTGGGTTAGCAGAAAATGGTGAACAAGCGGTAGACTTCTGCGAGCAGGATCAACCTCACGTGGTGCTGATGGACTTAAATATGCCAGGCATGAATGGTGTGGAAGCAACCAAGCTTTTGAAGCAAAAGTGGCCAAGGGTACGAGTGTTGATCCTGACTACTTTTCAAGAAACAGATATGGCGGTCGAGGCACTGCAAAACGGGGCAGATGGCTACTTATTAAAGTCTACCGAGCCGCAGGAGCTATTCGAAGGTATACGTCTCGTACATCGGGGTGTAAAGATGATAACACCAGCAATTACGAATGTACTGATTGATCACTATGAGATGCATCCAGCGTCTGAAGCAAAGGCTGAGCAGAGCAATGAATATGGGCTGACCTCGCGTGAGCTGGAGATTCTAGAATGTCTCTCGAAGGGGATGCGATATAAATCTATTGCCGCCAAATTGTATTTGTCCGATGGGACGGTGAGAAATTACGCTTCCACTATCTATGCCAAGCTGGGTGTACGGAATCGAGAAGAGGCTGTAGAGAAAGCCTTTGGCACTTCGGAATAG
- a CDS encoding polysaccharide deacetylase family protein: protein MWTLIILAIDVFILYMIIPFVMTRILGWGVVSRGNAAKDIAFTFDDGPDPCYTPELLNLLHEHDVKATFFVLGKKAEQYPDLIQRMHREGHQIGIHNYTHTPNWIYFPWTNRRKQVDRTADIVERITGERPILYRPPWGLLNLGDLVFLRRSYRIVLWSVMVGDWKASVSAAQLKQDILKKIKPGSIIVLHDSGDTPGADPEAPLNMITGLEEVLCDIQLQGLRCLRVDELLDKEAGRIGAVQSRANVTTGSTRSY, encoded by the coding sequence ATGTGGACGCTCATTATTTTAGCTATAGATGTGTTTATTCTTTATATGATCATTCCTTTCGTGATGACACGAATATTGGGATGGGGTGTTGTCTCCAGAGGGAATGCTGCGAAGGATATTGCCTTTACTTTCGATGACGGACCAGATCCATGCTATACCCCTGAATTACTGAACTTATTACATGAGCATGACGTCAAAGCTACCTTCTTCGTACTGGGCAAAAAGGCGGAGCAATACCCGGATTTAATCCAGCGAATGCATCGTGAAGGACATCAAATCGGTATCCATAACTATACTCATACGCCCAACTGGATATACTTCCCATGGACCAATAGACGGAAGCAAGTAGATCGAACAGCTGACATTGTCGAGCGGATAACTGGAGAGCGGCCTATCTTATACCGCCCACCTTGGGGGCTCCTTAATTTAGGTGATCTTGTCTTTCTCAGACGATCTTATCGGATTGTATTGTGGTCTGTAATGGTGGGAGACTGGAAAGCGTCTGTTAGTGCAGCGCAATTAAAGCAGGATATATTGAAAAAGATTAAACCAGGCTCTATCATCGTTCTACACGACAGTGGTGATACGCCGGGGGCAGATCCAGAAGCGCCGCTGAACATGATCACAGGACTTGAAGAAGTCTTATGTGATATTCAACTACAGGGTCTGAGGTGTCTGCGTGTGGATGAATTGCTCGATAAAGAGGCTGGGCGTATTGGGGCAGTCCAATCCCGGGCTAATGTCACCACCGGGTCAACGCGTAGTTATTAA
- a CDS encoding alpha-N-acetylglucosaminidase, which produces MMLQSVDAMDVLAMIERVIGPDKSSQIRLESIAQDNGQDVFELVSDSGTVVIKGSSGTALASGFHWYLKHTCKAHLSWCGNQLELPEQLPGLLESVRLGTPYKYRYYLNYCTYSYSMPFWDWERWEQEIDQMAMNGINLALSIIGQEEVWRRTLLRIGYEEQEVSKFVCGPAFFAWQWMQNMTSWGGPLPEWWFEDRAKLANAIHQRMLSLGISPVLPGYSGMVPRGFGDKFPSSQPIDQGKWCNFDRPSLLLVDDPMYATVATAFYEEQQKLFGTDIHFYSVDPFHEGGNTEGIDLAVYAVGVQTEMLRHDPQAVWVFQAWEGNPKKEILQNVLPEQALVLDLWCESHPTWETNEAFQGIPWVWCMIQNYGGKNGMFGNLDRIAHDPITTLNNPQAGRMSGIGMAMEGIETNPVMYDLLVDTVWRSEATDVGEWLEGYIERRYGKVVPAAQEAWNLLRQSVYNCNTIQQGGMESFICARPSLDLTKVSNWGPTNVYYELEEVRQACKSLFNCYEEYSDSETYRYDLTDVTRQTLADLSRVYYKRFTDAYRAGDQVTFERQSGQFLQLIRMQERLLRTYKQFLLGPWLEDAKRMGRTEEEKALFEFNARTLITLWAPEESSQLLHEYSHREWSGLIESFYLPRWEMFISSLSKAMFNQTTPEPIDWYAWEYKWTQGHEPFATEPKGSLYEAVSSIINTISEFGIAD; this is translated from the coding sequence ATGATGCTTCAAAGTGTAGATGCAATGGATGTACTAGCTATGATTGAAAGAGTTATCGGGCCCGATAAGTCTTCCCAAATTCGTTTGGAGTCCATAGCGCAGGATAATGGTCAGGATGTATTTGAATTAGTAAGCGACAGTGGCACGGTTGTCATCAAAGGCTCCTCCGGAACAGCTTTAGCATCGGGCTTTCACTGGTATTTAAAGCATACTTGTAAGGCACATTTATCATGGTGTGGGAATCAGCTTGAGTTGCCTGAACAATTACCTGGACTACTCGAATCCGTACGGCTCGGGACTCCTTATAAATATCGGTACTATTTGAACTATTGTACCTACTCTTACTCGATGCCCTTCTGGGATTGGGAGCGTTGGGAACAAGAAATCGATCAGATGGCCATGAACGGCATTAACTTGGCACTTAGCATCATTGGGCAGGAAGAAGTGTGGAGAAGAACGCTGCTTCGGATAGGCTATGAGGAACAAGAGGTTTCTAAATTTGTATGTGGGCCGGCTTTCTTTGCGTGGCAGTGGATGCAGAATATGACGTCTTGGGGAGGTCCGCTGCCCGAATGGTGGTTTGAAGATCGAGCTAAATTAGCGAATGCCATTCATCAGAGGATGTTAAGCTTAGGCATTTCGCCTGTGCTGCCGGGCTATAGTGGTATGGTGCCCCGGGGTTTCGGTGATAAATTCCCTAGTTCACAGCCGATTGATCAAGGCAAATGGTGTAATTTTGATAGACCTTCACTCTTGCTGGTAGATGATCCGATGTATGCTACAGTGGCTACTGCTTTCTACGAGGAACAGCAAAAGCTATTCGGGACAGATATTCATTTCTATAGTGTAGATCCGTTCCATGAAGGTGGAAATACGGAGGGAATCGATTTAGCAGTGTATGCTGTTGGCGTTCAGACTGAGATGCTGCGTCATGATCCACAGGCCGTGTGGGTATTTCAGGCTTGGGAGGGCAATCCGAAAAAAGAAATATTACAGAATGTGCTTCCAGAGCAGGCATTGGTGCTCGATTTATGGTGTGAGTCACATCCGACTTGGGAGACGAATGAAGCTTTTCAGGGAATTCCTTGGGTGTGGTGTATGATTCAAAATTATGGTGGTAAAAACGGGATGTTCGGCAACTTAGACAGAATTGCCCATGATCCCATCACTACCCTGAACAATCCGCAAGCCGGCCGAATGAGTGGAATCGGAATGGCCATGGAGGGAATTGAGACCAATCCCGTAATGTACGATCTATTGGTGGACACCGTTTGGCGCTCAGAAGCTACTGATGTTGGGGAATGGCTAGAGGGTTACATCGAACGTCGGTACGGTAAAGTCGTTCCAGCAGCACAAGAGGCTTGGAACCTCCTACGACAAAGTGTATACAACTGTAATACGATACAGCAGGGTGGGATGGAGTCCTTCATATGTGCACGTCCGTCCTTGGACCTTACCAAAGTGTCTAACTGGGGACCGACCAATGTATATTATGAGCTTGAAGAAGTGCGTCAAGCCTGCAAATCTCTGTTCAACTGTTATGAGGAATATAGCGATTCAGAAACCTATCGGTATGATCTTACGGATGTGACTCGGCAAACCTTGGCCGATTTGTCCCGAGTCTATTATAAACGCTTCACGGATGCTTATCGGGCAGGGGATCAGGTTACATTTGAAAGACAATCAGGTCAATTTCTACAGCTGATTCGTATGCAGGAACGTCTGCTGCGTACCTATAAACAATTTTTGCTCGGACCGTGGCTTGAAGACGCTAAGCGTATGGGTAGAACGGAAGAAGAGAAAGCACTGTTCGAATTTAATGCGAGAACACTGATCACATTGTGGGCTCCAGAGGAATCATCACAGCTCCTACACGAATATTCTCATAGAGAATGGTCTGGTCTAATCGAGAGCTTCTACTTGCCACGATGGGAAATGTTTATCTCTTCCCTTAGTAAGGCGATGTTTAATCAGACCACACCAGAACCTATCGATTGGTATGCTTGGGAGTACAAATGGACGCAAGGTCATGAGCCATTTGCGACAGAGCCAAAGGGATCGCTGTATGAAGCGGTGAGCAGCATCATAAATACGATTTCAGAGTTTGGTATAGCAGATTAA
- a CDS encoding LysE/ArgO family amino acid transporter: MLAALLHGIALAFGLILPLGAQNVFVFNQGASQPQFKKAIPVIITAALCDTLLILLAVLGVSVLVFALPVLQTALFAVGLVFLLYMGWSIWRSTPTSSSQDAAPLSSKKQILFAMSVSLLNPHAIMDTIGVIGTSSLSYTGIDKVTFAVSTILVSWIWFFGLAVAGKTVGQIDSSGKIMMVINKISAIIIWIVAAYIAYKLFQM, encoded by the coding sequence ATGTTAGCCGCACTACTTCACGGAATCGCCTTAGCCTTTGGATTAATCCTTCCGCTTGGCGCACAAAATGTCTTTGTATTTAACCAAGGCGCCTCACAGCCACAGTTTAAAAAGGCCATTCCAGTTATTATTACAGCCGCTTTATGTGACACCCTTCTTATTTTATTAGCGGTATTAGGCGTTTCCGTTCTTGTGTTTGCCCTCCCTGTTCTGCAGACCGCTTTATTTGCTGTAGGACTTGTATTTCTTTTGTATATGGGATGGTCCATCTGGAGAAGCACACCTACCTCTTCCTCCCAAGACGCAGCACCACTATCCTCAAAAAAACAAATCCTGTTTGCGATGTCCGTTTCTTTATTAAATCCACACGCGATCATGGATACCATTGGGGTTATCGGCACTAGCTCCCTTAGTTATACTGGCATAGACAAAGTTACCTTTGCTGTTTCGACTATCCTTGTTTCTTGGATTTGGTTCTTTGGGCTAGCTGTAGCAGGAAAGACCGTAGGGCAAATAGATTCGAGCGGCAAAATCATGATGGTCATTAATAAGATCTCTGCAATCATCATTTGGATCGTTGCAGCGTATATTGCTTACAAGCTTTTTCAGATGTAA